From the genome of uncultured Pseudodesulfovibrio sp., one region includes:
- the mgtE gene encoding magnesium transporter: MSVKEEYTPRGDEEMDGLEAVDFESQHPADAAEAIEGLDIADQVKFIKQLPIKDAAESIAEMDDLDQKALISSLNRGLAARIVEEMAPDDATDLLDGLSDDLQKALLSRVTAEDRAELKTLLTFDPDTAGGVMNTEVVILDQDLSADEAVAKIREEVEDKEIPYYAYLVDKKDRLVGVLSLRDLLLARRGAQLKDLVKAQNLITVGYNVDKEEVAHLIARYNFLALPVVDFGNRLLGVVTVDDVIDIIHEEASEDMQAMVGAGADETTDSPWLYSVRVRLPWLILNVVFSAISAWVVHLFEGNITQMAVLAVLMPVVANQAGNTGQQALAVMIRQLAMERFDRKRAWIAVLRELRVGFLNGVIISSLVFCVVFAGTHKIMLAMVMGSALWLDMLLGALAGASIPLLLKELGRDPAQASSIFLTTITDSMGFLILLGLAGLVLLH, translated from the coding sequence ATGAGCGTGAAAGAGGAATATACCCCTCGCGGTGACGAGGAAATGGACGGCCTGGAGGCCGTGGACTTCGAATCGCAGCATCCGGCGGATGCCGCCGAGGCGATCGAAGGGTTGGATATTGCGGATCAGGTCAAGTTCATCAAGCAACTGCCCATCAAGGACGCCGCCGAATCCATCGCGGAGATGGACGATCTTGATCAGAAAGCGCTCATCAGCAGTCTGAACCGAGGGCTGGCCGCCCGCATCGTCGAGGAGATGGCTCCGGACGACGCCACCGACCTTCTGGACGGTTTGAGCGACGATCTGCAAAAGGCCTTGCTCAGTCGCGTCACGGCCGAGGATCGCGCTGAACTCAAGACGCTTCTGACGTTTGACCCGGACACGGCCGGCGGTGTCATGAACACCGAGGTGGTCATCCTTGACCAGGATCTGTCGGCCGACGAGGCCGTTGCCAAGATCCGCGAAGAGGTCGAGGACAAGGAGATTCCGTACTACGCCTATCTGGTGGACAAGAAGGATCGACTGGTGGGCGTGCTATCCCTGCGAGACCTGCTGCTGGCCCGGCGCGGTGCGCAACTGAAGGATCTGGTCAAGGCTCAGAACCTCATCACCGTGGGCTACAACGTGGACAAGGAAGAGGTGGCCCACCTCATCGCCCGATACAATTTTCTGGCTCTGCCCGTGGTCGATTTCGGCAACCGCCTTCTCGGCGTTGTCACCGTCGACGACGTTATCGATATCATCCATGAAGAGGCTTCCGAGGACATGCAGGCCATGGTCGGCGCCGGCGCGGACGAGACCACGGATTCCCCGTGGCTGTATTCCGTGCGCGTTCGTCTGCCCTGGTTGATCCTCAATGTGGTCTTCTCGGCCATTTCGGCCTGGGTGGTACATCTTTTCGAAGGCAACATCACCCAGATGGCGGTGCTGGCCGTTCTCATGCCCGTGGTCGCGAACCAGGCGGGCAACACCGGGCAGCAGGCCCTGGCGGTTATGATCCGCCAGCTTGCCATGGAGCGTTTCGACCGCAAGCGGGCGTGGATAGCCGTGCTCCGAGAGTTGCGCGTCGGCTTCCTGAACGGTGTGATCATTTCGAGTCTTGTTTTCTGTGTGGTCTTTGCAGGCACGCACAAGATAATGCTCGCCATGGTGATGGGCTCGGCCCTTTGGCTGGATATGCTTCTTGGAGCGCTGGCTGGGGCGTCCATCCCGCTGCTGCTCAAGGAGTTGGGACGAGACCCCGCCCAGGCGTCCAGCATCTTCCTGACCACCATTACGGACTCCATGGGCTTCCTTATCCTGCTCGGTTTGGCCGGACTGGTCCTGCTGCACTAG
- a CDS encoding protein phosphatase CheZ, with amino-acid sequence MTSNEELVKELMDKVSDELVTTLKGTIAAAVEKEIARNLSKALLEGEFYRRVNDDLQGGLKKIYQEVKSARGGTEIKCITADIDPEELFSETSDQLDAVLKTTEKAAVEIIDIVEKLQDLQGSVSTIVKGFESGGVTKEDREKLKDINNTLGTDLSNIMVSLSFQDLTGQRIKKIISSIREIEKIVREVMLSTGLMIRQREVEPEKDFDALSQEARTEATSKLEGPTEGTNQGDVDDLLASLGLD; translated from the coding sequence ATGACCAGCAATGAAGAATTGGTGAAGGAATTGATGGACAAGGTCTCCGACGAACTCGTGACCACCCTCAAAGGGACTATCGCGGCCGCCGTCGAAAAGGAGATCGCCCGCAACCTGTCCAAGGCGCTGCTGGAGGGCGAATTTTACCGCAGGGTCAATGACGACCTGCAGGGCGGCCTCAAAAAGATTTACCAGGAGGTCAAATCGGCGCGAGGCGGCACTGAAATCAAGTGCATCACCGCCGACATCGACCCCGAAGAACTTTTCTCCGAGACGTCCGACCAGTTGGACGCCGTACTCAAGACCACCGAAAAAGCCGCAGTGGAGATTATCGACATCGTTGAAAAACTCCAGGATCTCCAAGGCTCCGTGTCCACCATCGTCAAGGGATTCGAATCCGGCGGCGTGACCAAGGAGGACCGTGAAAAGCTCAAGGACATCAACAACACCCTCGGCACTGATCTGTCCAACATCATGGTTTCCCTGAGTTTCCAGGACCTGACCGGGCAGCGCATCAAGAAGATCATCAGCTCCATCCGTGAGATCGAAAAGATCGTTCGCGAGGTCATGCTCTCTACCGGCCTGATGATCCGCCAGCGTGAGGTCGAGCCTGAAAAGGACTTTGACGCCCTGTCGCAGGAGGCCCGCACCGAAGCGACCTCCAAGCTTGAAGGACCGACCGAAGGGACCAACCAGGGGGACGTTGACGACCTGCTCGCCTCCCTCGGCCTGGACTAG
- a CDS encoding PilZ domain-containing protein yields MSEEKRSFSRIQVRLKAQARAMESLDSPQLFTGESMPQPVTREDFVKKSKLPEEVTGFLVEMDRKLDQIISMLGQDTFKMDFSLPVEVMEISAAGVKFRSPKQFHPGDALELIIYLSQTPLRLAGSKGRILDQEPDTGLYRFEFVDLRGSDMEAIVQFVFKEQREQIRNSKM; encoded by the coding sequence ATGAGTGAAGAGAAACGTTCGTTTTCACGGATACAGGTCAGACTGAAGGCCCAGGCACGAGCCATGGAGTCTTTGGACTCGCCTCAACTCTTCACCGGTGAGTCCATGCCCCAGCCGGTCACCCGCGAGGATTTCGTCAAGAAGAGCAAGCTGCCCGAGGAAGTGACCGGCTTTCTGGTTGAAATGGACCGCAAGCTCGACCAGATCATCTCCATGCTCGGCCAGGATACGTTCAAGATGGACTTCTCCCTGCCCGTGGAGGTCATGGAAATCTCCGCGGCGGGGGTCAAATTCCGCTCTCCGAAACAATTCCATCCGGGCGACGCCCTGGAGTTGATCATCTACCTCAGCCAGACACCCTTGCGTCTCGCCGGCAGCAAGGGGCGCATTCTCGACCAGGAACCCGATACAGGCCTCTACCGATTCGAATTCGTGGATTTACGCGGATCGGACATGGAGGCCATCGTGCAATTCGTCTTCAAGGAACAGCGGGAACAAATCCGCAATTCCAAAATGTAG
- a CDS encoding NIL domain-containing protein, producing MSEVKKGFRKIVYLSFPPEVSGRPVVCNLLRKFDLSFNILKADISPRHEGTMTLEVSGREDEFHKGIGYLKENGVRITPVAHKIFRDEEACIHCGVCTSMCPTDALFLNSEDLKIVFDVDKCSACGMCTRVCPVKCMTLDLEENGRP from the coding sequence ATGAGTGAAGTCAAAAAAGGTTTCAGGAAAATCGTCTACCTCTCGTTCCCGCCCGAGGTCTCCGGCAGGCCCGTGGTCTGCAATCTGCTGCGCAAGTTCGACCTGAGCTTCAACATCCTCAAGGCGGACATCTCGCCGCGCCACGAAGGAACCATGACGCTTGAGGTTTCGGGCCGTGAGGACGAGTTCCACAAGGGCATCGGCTACCTCAAGGAAAACGGCGTACGCATCACCCCTGTGGCGCACAAGATCTTCCGTGACGAAGAAGCCTGCATCCACTGCGGCGTTTGTACGTCCATGTGTCCCACGGACGCTCTGTTCCTCAACTCCGAGGACCTCAAGATAGTCTTCGACGTGGACAAGTGTTCGGCCTGCGGCATGTGCACCCGCGTCTGCCCGGTCAAGTGCATGACGCTCGATCTGGAAGAGAACGGCAGGCCGTAA
- a CDS encoding tetratricopeptide repeat protein codes for MKMKNVSLFGILLMLLSLSALPGCATRNDVEAMQSDRQQDLHRIRQLEAELAESKEQLKAEIQKSNDPLRERSADMWAEIQSLRSDIAKMRGEVDNLNIRMDRQVGASDSNVTVQNLSKRLSEVEFAMVNELQVDLPETPKTPVTTGATPAAPAAATAPADAPEEAAAQTAGTAGEPAKTVTVGAPAAAAADKTEAQADTDPAKALYDKAYALYKEGNYERARSYWAEFTDTFKGHAFTPSAVFWQGQCYYMLKDYARAVILYEDVIEKYQKSSKYKAALLRSGYSWEHLGKPELAKMRFEEIIKKFPKSVEATQAKRSLDKMK; via the coding sequence ATGAAGATGAAAAATGTCAGTCTTTTCGGTATTCTTTTAATGCTTCTCAGCCTGTCGGCCCTGCCCGGCTGTGCTACCCGCAACGACGTGGAGGCCATGCAGTCCGACCGACAGCAGGATCTCCACCGCATCCGCCAGCTAGAGGCCGAACTGGCCGAATCCAAAGAACAGCTCAAGGCCGAAATCCAGAAATCCAACGACCCCCTGCGGGAACGCTCCGCAGATATGTGGGCCGAGATTCAGTCCCTGCGCTCGGACATCGCCAAGATGCGCGGCGAGGTGGACAACCTGAACATCCGCATGGACCGCCAGGTAGGCGCTTCCGACTCGAACGTGACCGTGCAGAACCTGTCCAAGCGGCTGTCCGAGGTGGAATTTGCCATGGTCAACGAACTCCAGGTTGACCTCCCGGAAACCCCCAAGACGCCCGTCACGACAGGGGCAACCCCTGCCGCGCCTGCGGCCGCCACAGCCCCGGCCGACGCGCCGGAGGAAGCTGCGGCCCAGACTGCGGGTACTGCCGGGGAACCCGCCAAGACGGTAACCGTGGGCGCCCCTGCTGCGGCCGCCGCCGACAAGACCGAGGCCCAGGCCGACACCGACCCGGCCAAGGCGCTCTACGACAAGGCCTACGCCCTGTACAAAGAAGGCAACTACGAGCGTGCCCGGTCCTACTGGGCCGAGTTCACCGACACCTTCAAGGGCCACGCTTTCACGCCTAGCGCCGTGTTCTGGCAGGGCCAGTGCTACTACATGCTCAAGGATTACGCCCGGGCCGTCATCCTCTATGAAGACGTCATCGAGAAGTACCAGAAGAGCTCCAAGTACAAGGCCGCCCTGCTGCGCTCCGGCTATTCTTGGGAGCACCTGGGCAAGCCCGAGCTGGCCAAGATGCGCTTCGAGGAAATCATCAAGAAATTCCCCAAGTCCGTAGAGGCCACCCAGGCCAAGCGGTCGCTTGATAAAATGAAATAA
- a CDS encoding PLD nuclease N-terminal domain-containing protein encodes MFADFSALTPNQWAIVLIAVGVCFAFSAWSILDVWKRSFESPTEKSLWMQICIFIPILGALTYLFLGRKRGSLQ; translated from the coding sequence ATGTTCGCAGACTTCTCGGCCCTGACCCCGAACCAGTGGGCCATCGTGCTGATTGCCGTCGGCGTCTGTTTTGCCTTCAGCGCCTGGTCCATTCTTGATGTGTGGAAGCGGAGCTTCGAATCTCCGACGGAAAAAAGCCTGTGGATGCAGATATGCATTTTTATTCCCATTCTCGGCGCTCTGACGTATCTTTTCCTCGGCAGAAAAAGAGGGAGCCTACAATGA
- the lspA gene encoding signal peptidase II — MNRYKLAALWAAGTVVLDQITKLMVHNLMQPWTGREIIPGLFNLVHVLNKGAAWGFLDDENIDWQRPMFILISLAAVLIIAYMIRLTRDRDRWMIAGLGMIAGGAVGNAIDRIWLGSVIDFLDFYAGSYHWPAFNVADSALTVGAGCIIVSTLLNRKDTRRA, encoded by the coding sequence ATGAACCGGTACAAACTGGCGGCACTCTGGGCGGCGGGCACCGTGGTGCTCGATCAAATCACCAAGCTGATGGTGCATAATCTTATGCAGCCGTGGACCGGCCGGGAAATCATTCCCGGCCTGTTCAACCTCGTTCATGTCTTGAACAAGGGCGCGGCCTGGGGCTTCCTGGACGACGAAAACATCGACTGGCAACGGCCCATGTTCATCCTTATCTCCCTGGCTGCCGTGCTGATCATCGCGTATATGATCCGCCTCACCAGGGACAGGGACCGCTGGATGATCGCCGGGCTCGGCATGATCGCAGGCGGCGCCGTTGGCAACGCCATAGATCGCATCTGGCTCGGTTCCGTCATCGACTTCCTGGATTTCTACGCGGGCAGCTACCACTGGCCCGCGTTCAACGTGGCCGACAGCGCGCTGACCGTAGGCGCGGGCTGCATCATCGTGTCCACGCTGCTCAACCGCAAGGACACCCGAAGGGCCTAG
- the ileS gene encoding isoleucine--tRNA ligase: MSDYKKTLLLPQTTFPMKANLKQREPEMLKFWEEIKAYDEMVAAGDADDRYVLHDGPPYANGHIHMGTALNKVLKDIIVKSRNIQGQKAEYVPGWDCHGLPIEHKVEQELKKKNKELDTLTIRKICRSYAAKWLDTQRSEFKRLGVFGVWDDPYMTMKPEYEAATARELGRFMERDGVVRGKKPIYWCCDCRTALAEAEVEYEDHTSPSIYVRFPMADDNFKKIADVDVSKLFILIWTTTPWTIPDNMAVAVHPDFDYVLVKAGDAYYVLAEGLLESCAAKFGWESYETLATFRGAELEGMKAKHPIYDRESPVVLADYVTFDTGTGCVHTAPGHGREDFETGLRYGLEIYSPMNDRGQFLPEVEYFAGLNVWEANPKVIEKLTDVGNLMASEDITHSYPHCWRCKEPVIFRATTQWFIGMDENDLRKRALSAIRNDVKWVPSWGEERIYNMVENRPDWCISRQRNWGVPISALICEDCDETWFDAQWVYDICDKYAKHETGCDYWFEAPLEEIVPEGLTCPKCGGTHWKRETDILDVWFDSGTSYAAVVEQREETRFPADLYLEGSDQHRGWFHSSLLASVGTREQPPYKTVLTHGYVVDAEGRKMSKSIGNVLAPQEIIDKFGAEILRMWVSASNYQEDIRISDETLNRLVDAYRRIRNTCRYLLSNLNDFDPANKVDVADMLPLDRYALDMVVRQHDAVRKAYRNFEFHKVYHTLHNLCVVDLSAFYLDIIKDRLYVEEENGLKRRSAQTVLWQILLMLLEDMAPVLSFTAEEAFQALPEAIKGALPQNATVFALRFQPERPEMSDDERARWEKLALVRAEVNKAIEPKRKDRVIGKSLDAQVTLYADADIRELVSTEDIDPREFFIISKLILDEPENAPADAYVGEDMANLKVAVDAAPGEKCERCWRIAEDLGTDPDYPDACPRCTAVLKTLA; encoded by the coding sequence ATGAGCGATTACAAAAAAACTCTGCTCCTGCCCCAAACGACATTTCCCATGAAGGCCAACCTCAAGCAACGCGAGCCCGAGATGCTCAAGTTCTGGGAGGAGATCAAGGCCTATGACGAAATGGTCGCGGCCGGAGACGCCGATGACAGGTACGTTTTGCACGACGGCCCTCCCTACGCCAACGGCCACATTCACATGGGTACCGCTCTGAACAAGGTCCTCAAGGACATCATCGTCAAGTCCCGGAACATCCAGGGCCAGAAAGCCGAGTACGTGCCCGGCTGGGACTGCCACGGCCTGCCCATCGAGCACAAGGTCGAGCAGGAACTGAAGAAAAAGAACAAGGAACTGGACACGCTGACCATCCGCAAGATCTGCCGTTCCTATGCAGCCAAATGGTTGGACACCCAGCGCAGCGAGTTCAAGCGGTTGGGCGTGTTCGGCGTCTGGGACGATCCGTACATGACCATGAAGCCCGAATACGAGGCGGCCACCGCCCGAGAGCTGGGCCGGTTCATGGAACGCGACGGCGTTGTCCGGGGCAAGAAGCCCATCTACTGGTGCTGCGACTGCCGCACCGCCCTGGCCGAGGCCGAGGTGGAATACGAGGACCACACCTCCCCGTCCATCTATGTCCGCTTCCCCATGGCCGACGACAATTTCAAGAAGATCGCGGACGTGGATGTCTCCAAGCTGTTCATCCTCATCTGGACCACCACCCCGTGGACCATTCCGGACAACATGGCCGTGGCCGTGCACCCGGACTTCGATTACGTCCTGGTCAAAGCCGGTGACGCCTACTACGTCCTGGCCGAGGGGCTGCTCGAATCCTGCGCCGCCAAATTCGGATGGGAGTCCTACGAGACCCTGGCCACTTTCCGTGGCGCTGAACTGGAAGGCATGAAGGCCAAGCACCCCATCTACGACCGCGAGTCCCCGGTGGTTCTGGCCGACTACGTCACCTTCGACACCGGTACCGGCTGCGTACACACCGCCCCGGGCCACGGTCGCGAGGACTTCGAGACCGGCCTGCGCTACGGGCTGGAGATCTATTCGCCCATGAACGACCGGGGCCAGTTCCTGCCCGAGGTCGAATATTTCGCCGGACTGAACGTCTGGGAGGCCAACCCCAAGGTCATCGAAAAGCTGACCGATGTCGGCAATCTGATGGCCTCGGAAGACATCACCCACTCCTACCCCCACTGCTGGCGCTGCAAGGAGCCGGTCATCTTCCGCGCCACCACCCAGTGGTTCATCGGCATGGACGAGAACGACCTGCGCAAGCGCGCCCTGTCGGCCATCCGCAACGATGTGAAATGGGTCCCGTCCTGGGGTGAGGAGCGTATCTACAACATGGTTGAGAACCGGCCCGACTGGTGCATCTCGCGCCAGCGCAACTGGGGCGTGCCCATCTCCGCGCTGATCTGCGAGGACTGCGACGAGACCTGGTTCGACGCCCAGTGGGTCTATGACATCTGCGACAAGTACGCCAAGCACGAGACAGGCTGCGACTATTGGTTCGAGGCTCCGCTTGAGGAGATCGTGCCCGAGGGACTGACCTGCCCCAAGTGCGGCGGAACCCATTGGAAGCGCGAAACCGACATCCTCGACGTCTGGTTCGACTCCGGCACCAGCTACGCCGCCGTTGTTGAGCAGCGCGAAGAGACCCGTTTCCCGGCCGACCTGTATCTGGAAGGCTCGGACCAGCATCGCGGCTGGTTCCACTCCTCCCTGCTGGCTTCCGTGGGCACCCGAGAGCAACCGCCCTACAAGACCGTCCTGACCCACGGCTACGTGGTCGACGCCGAGGGCCGCAAAATGTCCAAGTCCATCGGCAACGTGCTCGCCCCGCAGGAGATCATCGACAAGTTCGGCGCGGAAATCCTGCGTATGTGGGTCTCCGCCTCCAACTATCAGGAGGACATCCGTATCTCGGATGAGACCCTGAACCGTCTGGTGGACGCCTACCGTCGCATTCGCAACACCTGCCGTTACCTGTTGTCGAACCTGAACGACTTCGACCCGGCGAACAAGGTGGATGTGGCCGACATGCTGCCCCTGGACCGCTACGCGCTGGACATGGTCGTCCGCCAGCACGACGCCGTCCGCAAGGCGTACCGCAACTTTGAGTTCCACAAGGTTTACCACACGCTGCACAACCTCTGCGTGGTGGACCTGTCCGCCTTCTACCTCGATATCATCAAGGACCGTCTGTACGTCGAAGAGGAGAACGGCCTCAAGCGCCGCTCCGCCCAGACCGTGCTCTGGCAGATCCTGCTGATGCTCCTGGAGGATATGGCCCCGGTCCTGTCCTTCACCGCCGAAGAGGCCTTCCAGGCCCTGCCAGAGGCCATCAAGGGCGCTCTGCCTCAGAACGCCACGGTCTTCGCCCTGCGTTTTCAGCCCGAACGGCCCGAGATGTCCGATGACGAACGTGCCCGCTGGGAAAAGCTGGCCCTGGTTCGTGCCGAGGTCAACAAGGCCATTGAGCCCAAACGCAAAGACCGCGTCATCGGCAAATCCCTGGACGCCCAGGTCACCCTGTACGCCGATGCGGACATCCGCGAACTGGTATCCACCGAGGACATCGACCCGCGCGAGTTCTTCATCATCTCCAAGCTGATACTGGACGAGCCGGAGAACGCCCCGGCGGATGCCTACGTCGGCGAGGATATGGCCAACCTCAAGGTGGCCGTGGACGCCGCCCCCGGCGAAAAATGCGAACGGTGCTGGCGCATCGCAGAGGATCTGGGCACCGACCCGGACTACCCCGACGCCTGCCCGCGTTGCACCGCCGTGCTCAAGACCCTCGCCTAG
- a CDS encoding tetratricopeptide repeat protein, translating into MGVHKREREAAEAEGKYVKKSSAVMLAVIGVLLGAFIGNAVTMLYVGQREQRMNVSTQATPTESPVPHSADPEALASMENAAAADPTNADLWVQLGNFCFDHNLPARAVNAYERALELKPNEVNVWSDLGVMYRRTKQFNKAVDAFGHASALDKTHITSRFNMGIVYLHDLNDPASALKAWKEVLAINPEAKSPTGQSVANMVQELEK; encoded by the coding sequence ATGGGAGTACATAAACGCGAACGCGAAGCAGCCGAAGCTGAGGGCAAATACGTCAAGAAAAGTTCGGCCGTCATGCTGGCGGTCATCGGTGTTTTGCTCGGAGCCTTCATCGGCAATGCAGTGACCATGCTGTATGTGGGGCAGCGGGAGCAGCGCATGAACGTGTCCACCCAGGCCACACCCACCGAGTCGCCGGTGCCTCATTCCGCAGACCCAGAGGCTCTGGCCAGCATGGAGAATGCCGCTGCCGCCGATCCGACCAATGCGGACCTGTGGGTACAGCTGGGCAACTTCTGTTTCGACCACAACCTGCCCGCGCGGGCGGTCAATGCCTATGAACGGGCTCTGGAACTCAAACCCAACGAAGTCAATGTCTGGTCAGACCTGGGAGTCATGTACCGGCGCACCAAGCAGTTCAACAAGGCCGTGGACGCTTTTGGTCATGCCTCGGCTTTGGACAAGACGCATATCACCTCGCGGTTCAATATGGGCATCGTCTACCTCCACGACCTGAATGATCCGGCGTCCGCGCTCAAGGCGTGGAAGGAAGTTTTGGCCATCAATCCCGAAGCCAAGTCTCCCACCGGTCAATCCGTGGCGAACATGGTTCAGGAATTGGAAAAATAG
- the epsC gene encoding serine O-acetyltransferase EpsC, whose amino-acid sequence MTSEDYTLADVVALLVESGDKGPRSHRRAGEAPMPSVDVLRDIVEDLRCVLFPGYFGPSEITPDTMPYYIGSTLDQLERKLADQINRGYCFVCDATTTERCKDCEQRAKSIAKKFITKLPEIREYLLTDVEAAYIGDPAAKTHGETIFCYPSIRALTNHRIAHELYKLGVDIIPRIIGEMAHSDTGIDIHPGATIGKSFFIDHGTGTVIGETCIIGDNVRVYQGVTLGAKSFPKGEDEMLIKGLPRHPIVEDDVIIYAGATILGRITIGREAVIGGNVWIVRDVQAGSQIVQTRALEQSFENGAGI is encoded by the coding sequence ATGACCAGTGAAGACTACACATTGGCGGATGTGGTCGCGCTCCTCGTGGAGTCCGGAGACAAAGGCCCGCGTTCGCACCGCAGGGCCGGCGAAGCGCCCATGCCCTCGGTGGATGTCCTGCGAGACATCGTCGAGGACCTCCGTTGCGTCCTTTTCCCCGGCTATTTCGGCCCGTCCGAGATCACCCCGGACACCATGCCCTATTACATCGGCTCCACTCTGGACCAGCTGGAACGCAAACTCGCTGACCAGATCAACCGGGGCTACTGTTTCGTCTGCGACGCCACCACCACGGAGCGTTGCAAGGATTGCGAACAGAGGGCCAAATCCATAGCCAAGAAATTCATCACCAAGCTGCCCGAGATCAGGGAATACCTGCTTACCGACGTGGAAGCGGCCTATATCGGCGACCCCGCGGCCAAGACCCACGGAGAAACCATCTTCTGCTATCCGTCCATTCGGGCCCTGACAAACCATCGCATAGCCCACGAACTTTACAAACTCGGCGTGGACATCATCCCCCGGATCATCGGCGAAATGGCCCACTCTGATACGGGCATCGACATCCACCCGGGTGCGACCATCGGCAAGTCCTTCTTCATCGACCACGGCACCGGCACCGTTATCGGCGAGACCTGTATCATCGGTGACAACGTGCGCGTCTACCAGGGCGTGACCCTGGGAGCCAAGAGCTTCCCCAAGGGCGAGGACGAGATGCTCATCAAGGGCCTGCCCCGCCATCCCATCGTGGAAGACGACGTGATCATCTACGCCGGGGCGACCATTCTGGGTCGGATCACCATCGGTCGGGAAGCGGTCATCGGCGGTAACGTCTGGATCGTACGCGACGTTCAGGCCGGTTCACAGATCGTACAGACCCGCGCCTTGGAACAGTCTTTTGAAAACGGAGCTGGTATCTGA